A stretch of the Nitratifractor salsuginis DSM 16511 genome encodes the following:
- a CDS encoding carbon-nitrogen hydrolase, translating into MRCSLIQQSYTGDKASMQAKTREAVLRAAGEGAELVVLQELHQSEYFCQCEDPRFFDYARSFEEDLRYWSGVAREAGVVLVTSLFEERAPGIYHNTAVVFEKDGSIAGKYRKMHIPDDPGFYEKFYFTPGDLGFEPIDTSVGRLGVLVCWDQWYPEAARIMTLKGAQLLLYPTAIGYLECPSDRRDELCEKENTPEERRKMREAWIAVQRGHAVANGVPVLAVNRVGKEKDPSGVLEGIRFWGHSFAFGPQGEPLAMAGEEEETLTLDLDLDASAEVRKIWPFLRDRRIESYEDLLQRYCLP; encoded by the coding sequence GTGCGCTGCTCATTGATCCAGCAAAGCTATACCGGTGACAAAGCCTCGATGCAGGCCAAAACACGCGAAGCGGTCCTGCGTGCCGCCGGGGAAGGAGCCGAGCTCGTGGTGCTCCAGGAGCTCCACCAGAGCGAATACTTCTGCCAGTGCGAAGATCCCCGCTTTTTCGACTATGCCCGATCCTTCGAAGAGGACCTGCGCTACTGGAGCGGTGTGGCCCGGGAGGCCGGGGTGGTCCTGGTGACCTCGCTTTTCGAAGAGCGGGCACCGGGGATCTACCACAACACCGCCGTAGTCTTCGAAAAAGACGGGAGCATCGCCGGCAAATACCGCAAGATGCATATCCCCGACGACCCAGGCTTCTATGAGAAGTTCTACTTTACCCCCGGGGATCTGGGCTTCGAGCCGATTGATACCTCCGTAGGACGCCTGGGCGTACTGGTCTGCTGGGATCAGTGGTACCCCGAAGCGGCGAGGATCATGACCCTCAAAGGGGCCCAGCTGCTCCTCTATCCTACCGCCATCGGCTACCTGGAGTGCCCGAGCGATCGACGGGACGAGCTTTGTGAAAAGGAGAACACCCCCGAGGAGCGCCGCAAAATGCGTGAAGCCTGGATCGCCGTGCAGCGGGGCCACGCCGTGGCCAACGGGGTGCCGGTGCTGGCGGTCAATCGGGTCGGCAAAGAGAAAGACCCCTCGGGAGTCCTGGAGGGGATCCGCTTCTGGGGACACAGCTTCGCCTTCGGCCCCCAGGGGGAGCCCCTGGCTATGGCGGGAGAAGAGGAAGAGACGCTCACTCTCGATCTAGATCTCGACGCGAGCGCGGAGGTGCGAAAGATCTGGCCCTTTCTCAGGGACCGGCGCATCGAGAGCTACGAAGATCTGCTCCAGCGCTACTGCCTCCCTTGA
- a CDS encoding agmatine deiminase family protein → MTRLKAEWEDQKVVLLAFPHEATDWAREGDLQKSYAPFVRIAQAVAYTQTVYILCKERQAVNDLFCSTNNMVFIEADYNDTWIRDYGPLSAEDASGNPLLLDFIFDGWGGKFEAALDNRVNRFLHGKGYFGTTPMKSFDFVLEGGSIETDSAGTILTTSRCLCNPNRNGGLSKEAVEKRLREYLGARRVLWLDHGYLAGDDTDSHIDTLARFVDPETIAYVRCDDPEDEHFKALRKMEEQLRSFRTPEGKPYRLIPLPMAPVCTDEAGRRLPATYANFLITNRALLYPTYEARELDRRAGAIFKELFPGREVIPIPCKRLITQGGSLHCSTMQVAF, encoded by the coding sequence ATGACTAGACTCAAAGCCGAGTGGGAAGATCAAAAAGTCGTGCTGCTGGCCTTCCCCCACGAAGCAACTGACTGGGCGAGAGAAGGAGACCTGCAGAAGAGTTACGCCCCCTTCGTGCGCATCGCGCAGGCCGTCGCCTACACCCAGACCGTTTACATCCTCTGTAAAGAGCGTCAAGCCGTAAACGATCTCTTCTGCTCCACCAACAATATGGTCTTCATCGAAGCGGATTACAACGACACCTGGATCCGGGATTACGGGCCTTTGAGCGCGGAAGACGCGTCGGGGAATCCTCTGCTGCTCGATTTTATCTTCGACGGTTGGGGCGGCAAATTCGAAGCCGCTCTTGACAATCGTGTCAACCGGTTTTTACACGGCAAAGGCTACTTCGGCACCACGCCTATGAAATCTTTTGATTTTGTCCTGGAGGGGGGCTCCATCGAGACCGACAGCGCAGGGACCATCCTCACCACTTCCCGCTGCCTTTGCAACCCCAACCGCAACGGCGGCCTGAGCAAAGAGGCGGTCGAAAAGCGTTTACGGGAATACCTGGGGGCCCGGAGGGTGCTCTGGCTCGATCATGGTTATCTGGCGGGGGACGATACCGACAGCCATATCGACACCCTGGCCCGTTTCGTCGATCCGGAGACCATCGCCTACGTCCGCTGTGACGACCCCGAAGACGAGCACTTCAAAGCGCTTCGGAAAATGGAAGAACAACTCAGGAGTTTCCGCACGCCCGAGGGCAAACCCTACCGACTGATCCCCCTGCCTATGGCGCCGGTGTGCACCGATGAGGCGGGACGGAGGCTTCCGGCCACCTACGCCAACTTCCTCATCACCAACCGGGCTCTTCTCTACCCGACCTACGAAGCACGCGAGCTCGACCGCCGGGCCGGAGCGATCTTTAAAGAGCTCTTTCCCGGTCGCGAAGTCATACCCATCCCCTGCAAGCGTCTCATCACACAGGGGGGCAGCCTCCACTGCTCCACGATGCAGGTGGCTTTTTGA
- a CDS encoding alanine racemase, with product MAYILIDRGNFYHNLNQLALKAGSKDRLAVVLKDNAYGHGLRLMGELSRDYGIREAVVVTNDEADQISDLFDHILVLGDSPRPSSRCSYAVSEIGLLRWIEPGVLIELKVDTGMHRNGIEPERLEEALEIIRKRKLRLFGVITHYRSADELTSEYFWQKKRFDEVKKRVIDAGFSETRFHSHNSAALLRCRNFDEDIARVGIAIYGYNTLPKGFEGVELKPVLSLWARRASTRRLQEGARIGYGGEFTADREMPVSTYDLGYGDGWPRGRASEPYRTAEGKAILGRVSMDFISVEGEADRICVMEDARRAARHFGTICYEMTTALMPTIPRRVVD from the coding sequence ATGGCTTATATTCTGATCGATCGAGGGAATTTCTATCACAATCTTAACCAATTGGCTCTGAAGGCAGGGAGCAAAGATCGGCTCGCCGTCGTCCTCAAGGACAATGCCTACGGCCACGGTTTGCGCCTGATGGGGGAGCTGAGCCGGGATTACGGGATTCGGGAAGCGGTGGTCGTCACCAACGATGAAGCGGATCAGATTTCAGATCTCTTCGATCATATCCTGGTGCTTGGCGATAGCCCGCGCCCCTCTTCACGCTGCTCCTACGCCGTCTCGGAGATCGGGCTGCTGCGCTGGATCGAGCCCGGGGTTTTGATCGAGCTCAAAGTCGATACGGGGATGCACCGCAACGGAATCGAACCGGAGCGTTTGGAGGAGGCTTTGGAGATCATCCGCAAGCGCAAGCTCCGACTCTTCGGCGTCATAACCCATTACCGCAGTGCCGACGAGCTGACCAGCGAATATTTTTGGCAGAAAAAACGCTTCGACGAGGTGAAAAAGCGTGTCATCGACGCCGGATTCTCCGAGACCCGTTTCCACTCCCACAACTCCGCGGCGCTCCTGCGCTGCCGAAACTTCGACGAGGATATCGCCCGGGTCGGGATCGCCATCTACGGCTACAATACCCTCCCAAAGGGCTTCGAAGGGGTCGAACTCAAACCGGTCCTCTCGCTTTGGGCCCGGCGCGCTTCGACCCGCAGGCTTCAAGAGGGAGCCCGGATCGGCTACGGCGGCGAATTTACCGCCGACAGAGAAATGCCGGTCTCGACCTACGACCTGGGGTATGGCGACGGCTGGCCGAGGGGGAGGGCATCGGAGCCCTATCGGACAGCTGAGGGCAAAGCAATCCTCGGGCGGGTGTCGATGGATTTTATCTCCGTCGAAGGGGAAGCCGATCGAATCTGTGTCATGGAAGATGCCCGCCGTGCCGCCCGCCATTTCGGGACGATCTGCTATGAGATGACGACGGCACTGATGCCCACGATCCCTCGCAGGGTGGTTGATTGA
- a CDS encoding NUDIX domain-containing protein, producing MTHTIEDFHLEPLKEGKFIHPHLARYRQDGEAKSWEVLEAGDSVAILIWHREHGRFVLVRQFRPAVYLHNKEGMTIELCAGLLDKEGYSPEAVAAEEVEEECGFRVRPEALEKITSFYTSVGFAGSRQTLYYVEVEESMRIGPGGGVPGEEQIEVLELSPEEARRLMEDEGVARTPGLLYALCWWFARRSEA from the coding sequence ATGACCCATACCATCGAAGATTTTCATCTGGAGCCCCTGAAAGAGGGGAAGTTCATCCATCCCCATCTGGCCCGCTACCGTCAGGACGGTGAAGCGAAAAGCTGGGAAGTGCTCGAGGCGGGCGACAGCGTGGCGATCCTGATCTGGCATCGGGAGCACGGGCGTTTCGTGCTGGTGCGTCAATTTCGTCCGGCGGTCTATCTTCACAATAAAGAGGGGATGACGATCGAGCTTTGCGCCGGCCTGCTGGACAAGGAGGGGTACTCCCCCGAAGCGGTAGCAGCCGAAGAGGTAGAAGAGGAGTGCGGTTTTCGTGTACGTCCCGAAGCGCTGGAGAAGATCACCTCTTTTTATACTTCGGTGGGCTTCGCCGGCAGCCGGCAGACCCTCTATTACGTAGAGGTGGAGGAGTCGATGCGGATCGGCCCCGGCGGCGGAGTCCCGGGGGAGGAGCAGATCGAAGTGTTGGAGTTGAGTCCTGAGGAGGCGCGCCGCTTGATGGAGGATGAGGGTGTCGCCCGGACTCCGGGCCTGCTCTATGCCCTCTGTTGGTGGTTTGCCCGGCGCTCGGAGGCTTAG
- a CDS encoding response regulator, with the protein MVLLILDAHACPDNALLRRVLGKISAGPTPPPLLWLYDRGKEAELGSLLPLGIHYALPVPWDREAVRIHLKPLIGSILALKDQKRLQKELQACRQQQPSGREGCIELREQCESLQGFFSRESRELKEVSDKLTSLSAQMIQTGLSEREKKYIASLQRLLGYLERLSMEMKNHTETLSLTNDKEKSRPRNFNINNLFEQLADYLERKNTVEKFSLIFDVDNSVPAQLYGDPILLGKVLHSLTGMMIDDDGVGELVLRASLTPVPGKEKEKILYFEFFGKAHEGPFDFASFRKHLESGTDFRQAEQWIELMGGDLEVPKEQENEGMLLRFSVPVRQEERRSYRLPSSEWMNKRILIAVGNNSVAEALNHMLGYFHFPLTIAKSAEAVLRELDRQNYDVVFFDPGDFPERDLVQQIISAKKEAKLVVLSEDQAREEKVSGELLPFIEAFLNKPFTQEKIFEVILDLFAEVRLEETQESLGILKENLSFLVGRKKILFIGEKDSDWMLLKGMMEDTEIEMTQTENTEYLSIFLPSVDLVIVSGHLSEDPWKSVLEICPKECTDKILMTLLEPTERKRQAEAREAGIPYIIPTPIDPEYLYRLLLEVFLG; encoded by the coding sequence ATGGTGCTGCTGATCCTCGATGCGCATGCCTGCCCGGATAACGCGCTTCTGCGCCGGGTCCTCGGGAAGATCTCAGCCGGCCCGACGCCTCCTCCGCTGCTTTGGCTCTATGATCGGGGAAAAGAAGCGGAGCTCGGAAGCTTGCTGCCCCTGGGGATCCACTATGCTCTGCCGGTCCCCTGGGATCGGGAGGCGGTGCGGATCCACCTCAAGCCCCTTATCGGCAGTATCCTAGCGCTAAAAGATCAGAAACGGCTACAAAAGGAGTTGCAGGCTTGCCGGCAACAGCAACCCTCTGGGCGTGAGGGGTGTATTGAGCTGAGAGAACAATGTGAAAGTCTCCAGGGGTTCTTTTCGCGGGAATCCAGAGAGCTCAAAGAGGTCTCGGACAAGTTGACTTCGCTTTCGGCGCAAATGATTCAAACGGGATTGAGTGAAAGAGAAAAAAAATATATAGCTTCGCTGCAGAGGCTTTTGGGGTATCTCGAGCGTCTCTCTATGGAGATGAAAAACCATACCGAGACACTTTCGTTGACCAACGATAAGGAAAAAAGCCGACCGAGGAATTTCAACATCAATAACCTTTTCGAGCAGTTGGCGGATTATCTTGAACGCAAAAATACTGTAGAAAAATTCTCTCTGATCTTCGATGTGGACAATTCCGTCCCGGCACAACTCTACGGGGATCCGATCCTGCTGGGGAAAGTATTGCACAGTCTAACGGGGATGATGATCGATGACGACGGTGTAGGAGAACTCGTGCTTCGCGCGTCACTGACCCCTGTTCCCGGTAAAGAGAAAGAGAAGATCCTCTATTTCGAGTTCTTTGGAAAAGCCCACGAAGGTCCATTTGATTTTGCTTCATTCCGGAAACATTTGGAATCTGGCACTGACTTTCGCCAGGCAGAGCAGTGGATCGAATTGATGGGCGGCGATCTCGAAGTCCCCAAAGAACAAGAGAACGAAGGGATGCTACTACGCTTTTCGGTCCCCGTTCGTCAGGAGGAGCGGCGCAGCTATCGCCTCCCTTCCTCTGAATGGATGAACAAACGCATTCTCATCGCTGTGGGCAATAACAGTGTCGCCGAGGCGTTGAACCACATGTTGGGTTATTTTCATTTTCCTCTAACGATAGCGAAAAGTGCAGAAGCTGTGTTACGGGAGTTGGACCGTCAAAATTACGATGTAGTCTTTTTCGATCCCGGCGACTTTCCCGAAAGGGATCTCGTTCAGCAGATCATTTCCGCAAAGAAAGAGGCCAAACTGGTTGTCCTCTCCGAAGATCAGGCCCGGGAGGAAAAAGTCTCCGGTGAGCTGCTCCCTTTTATCGAGGCATTCCTCAACAAACCGTTTACCCAGGAGAAGATCTTTGAAGTGATCCTGGACCTCTTCGCAGAGGTCAGACTGGAGGAGACACAGGAGAGCCTGGGCATCCTCAAAGAGAATCTCTCCTTCCTCGTTGGCAGGAAAAAGATTCTTTTCATCGGAGAGAAGGATAGTGACTGGATGCTTCTCAAAGGGATGATGGAAGATACGGAAATCGAGATGACCCAGACTGAAAATACCGAGTATCTTTCGATCTTTTTACCCTCGGTCGATCTGGTGATAGTCAGCGGCCACCTGTCAGAGGACCCTTGGAAAAGCGTACTCGAAATCTGCCCCAAAGAGTGTACGGACAAAATCTTGATGACTCTGCTGGAGCCTACGGAGAGAAAACGTCAGGCAGAAGCCCGTGAAGCCGGCATCCCCTACATCATCCCCACCCCCATCGATCCGGAATATCTTTACCGTCTTCTACTCGAAGTATTCCTCGGATAG
- a CDS encoding CAP domain-containing protein codes for MRYGRMGWMGLLAAGLLLAGCGGGGGGVSVTKDNDGHSEVHNPDSFEAQPISDSQKKAYLKAINDARAQQQDCGSEGVKDPAPALQWNDALYRAADEHSYDMSESDTFSHDGSGTESDYTAQVLGLDHSTVVDRIENNGYSDWHRVGENIAAGTNMDTAEKAVQAWLNSPGHCANLMNPEFKEVGMSHRKKAGTHYINYWTQDFGARQ; via the coding sequence ATGCGGTATGGGCGAATGGGATGGATGGGCCTCCTGGCGGCAGGGCTTTTGCTTGCGGGGTGCGGCGGCGGAGGTGGAGGCGTATCTGTCACGAAGGATAACGATGGGCATTCCGAAGTCCATAACCCCGATTCTTTCGAGGCGCAACCGATCAGTGATTCGCAGAAGAAGGCTTACCTCAAGGCGATCAATGACGCGCGGGCTCAGCAACAGGATTGCGGAAGCGAAGGGGTCAAAGACCCCGCACCAGCTCTGCAATGGAATGATGCCCTCTATCGGGCGGCGGATGAGCACAGCTACGATATGAGCGAAAGCGATACCTTCTCCCACGACGGTTCGGGGACGGAGAGCGACTATACGGCCCAGGTTTTGGGGCTCGATCACAGCACCGTCGTCGATCGGATCGAAAACAACGGCTATTCCGACTGGCATAGAGTGGGGGAAAACATCGCGGCAGGGACGAATATGGATACGGCGGAAAAGGCGGTTCAAGCCTGGCTGAACAGCCCCGGACACTGCGCCAATCTGATGAATCCCGAGTTCAAAGAGGTGGGGATGTCCCACCGGAAAAAGGCCGGTACCCACTATATCAACTACTGGACCCAGGATTTCGGTGCCCGTCAGTAG
- a CDS encoding peptidoglycan DD-metalloendopeptidase family protein, with protein MRFVWLMLVGFLLAWGAEVREAVWQKGETFSEYLQRNGISQDLLSTIGAEDSKYLSEIQAGEPFYELREGETLLQALIPIGEEMQIQLSRDLKNGRYRFDIIPIVYRKVEDTPTVEIKRNCYSDIDRLSHNPRLGFLLKNLYKGAVDFRRLRTGDRIAFSYRQKSRLGKPWGQPEILGAVVKTRGKKEFIFVDEEGNAWQDVEKQVRYKQTGRKKESYTVTKTVRERVKGKRFRMPLNRVRITSRFTYKRWHPILHRYRPHLGVDFGARRGTPLHAVDKGRVVYAGWMRGYGKVVKIAHAGGFVSLYAHQSRLLVHRGSYVKRGQVIGRVGSTGRSTGPHLHFGLYHNGRAVDPLKYLGKNGRSTRIRKVTTHRTRMKEYTVIKTKRVPIAGAKALKKRLLAALEASPRAFSWEDYERNFITVDPAMLRRPADQNASDLQSAAVFQAAKSAEN; from the coding sequence GGTTGATGCTCGTGGGGTTTTTGCTTGCCTGGGGCGCTGAGGTTCGGGAAGCGGTTTGGCAAAAGGGGGAAACCTTCTCCGAATATCTCCAGCGCAACGGGATTTCCCAGGATCTGCTGAGCACCATCGGAGCGGAGGACAGCAAATACCTTTCGGAGATCCAGGCGGGGGAGCCTTTTTACGAGCTCCGGGAGGGCGAGACGCTGCTGCAGGCGCTTATCCCCATCGGGGAAGAGATGCAGATCCAACTGAGCCGGGACCTCAAGAACGGCCGCTACCGTTTCGACATCATTCCCATCGTCTATCGAAAAGTCGAGGACACTCCCACGGTGGAGATCAAACGCAACTGTTACAGCGACATCGACCGCCTCAGCCACAATCCGAGACTGGGCTTTCTCCTCAAAAATCTCTACAAGGGTGCTGTGGATTTTCGCCGCCTCAGGACGGGGGACCGCATCGCCTTCTCCTATCGGCAGAAATCCCGGCTGGGCAAACCCTGGGGTCAGCCGGAGATCCTGGGGGCCGTCGTGAAGACCCGGGGGAAGAAAGAGTTCATCTTCGTCGACGAAGAGGGAAACGCCTGGCAGGATGTGGAGAAGCAGGTGCGGTACAAACAGACCGGACGTAAAAAGGAGAGCTACACTGTCACCAAAACGGTCCGGGAACGGGTGAAGGGGAAGCGCTTCAGAATGCCGCTAAACAGGGTCCGGATCACTTCCCGATTCACCTATAAGCGATGGCACCCGATCCTGCACCGCTACCGTCCCCACCTGGGCGTCGATTTCGGTGCCAGACGGGGGACGCCTCTGCATGCCGTAGATAAAGGGCGGGTGGTTTATGCCGGATGGATGCGGGGGTACGGGAAGGTGGTCAAGATCGCCCATGCTGGAGGATTCGTCTCCCTCTATGCCCATCAGAGCCGACTCCTGGTGCATCGGGGCAGCTACGTTAAGCGGGGGCAGGTGATCGGACGGGTGGGAAGCACCGGCCGGAGCACGGGCCCGCACCTGCACTTCGGGCTCTACCACAACGGCCGGGCGGTCGATCCCCTCAAATATCTGGGTAAAAATGGCCGAAGCACCCGCATCCGAAAAGTCACGACCCACCGTACCCGGATGAAGGAGTATACGGTCATCAAGACGAAACGGGTTCCGATCGCCGGGGCCAAGGCCCTCAAAAAGCGCCTGCTCGCGGCACTCGAGGCTTCGCCCCGAGCCTTCAGCTGGGAAGACTATGAGCGGAATTTCATCACCGTCGATCCGGCTATGCTGCGCCGCCCCGCGGATCAAAACGCATCCGATCTGCAGTCCGCCGCAGTCTTCCAGGCGGCAAAAAGCGCCGAAAATTGA
- a CDS encoding VRR-NUC domain-containing protein produces MTEQKIQKRILRFLKDIGAYPAKIVTGNRAGIPDILACVNGRFVAIEVKVPGKEATKLQDLHLQRIKEAGGVAFVAHGADEVREALMKAGLI; encoded by the coding sequence ATGACTGAGCAGAAGATCCAGAAACGCATTCTGAGATTCCTGAAAGATATTGGCGCCTATCCGGCAAAGATCGTCACAGGTAACCGGGCGGGAATCCCGGACATCCTGGCTTGTGTGAATGGGCGTTTCGTTGCCATCGAAGTGAAGGTGCCGGGAAAAGAGGCGACAAAGCTCCAGGATCTTCACCTGCAAAGGATCAAAGAGGCGGGCGGGGTTGCCTTCGTAGCTCATGGAGCCGATGAGGTCCGGGAAGCGCTGATGAAAGCCGGGTTGATTTGA
- a CDS encoding globin → MALEISPVKKGEKVRFKNPGKRFYDAIGGEEGMRKLMYNFYDKIYESDIAHFFPQDEEEFQKVKEKNSKFFIQICGGPKIYEDEAKGMNLNEYMIRIHDDFSINEKARIEWLGTMREALDEVKDVDEEIKKEFWDYLDQFSKLTVNSFSDGSEYYASYTQAQEEKSAN, encoded by the coding sequence ATGGCACTGGAGATCAGCCCGGTAAAAAAAGGGGAGAAGGTCCGCTTCAAAAACCCCGGCAAACGCTTCTACGACGCCATCGGCGGCGAAGAGGGGATGCGCAAACTGATGTACAACTTCTACGACAAGATCTATGAGAGCGACATCGCCCACTTCTTCCCCCAGGATGAGGAGGAGTTCCAGAAGGTCAAGGAGAAGAACAGCAAATTCTTCATCCAGATCTGCGGCGGCCCGAAGATTTATGAGGATGAAGCCAAGGGAATGAATCTCAACGAATATATGATCCGAATCCACGACGACTTCTCCATTAACGAAAAAGCCCGCATCGAATGGCTCGGGACTATGCGCGAAGCCCTCGACGAGGTCAAAGATGTCGACGAGGAGATTAAAAAGGAGTTTTGGGACTATCTCGACCAGTTCTCCAAGCTCACCGTCAACAGCTTCAGTGACGGCAGCGAATACTACGCCAGCTACACCCAGGCTCAAGAGGAGAAATCGGCGAACTAA
- a CDS encoding PD-(D/E)XK nuclease-like domain-containing protein — MTNEEYHAADGISSSDFRLLEVSPLHYLNRERFRLEGSQFDFGTLLHAMVLEPETLEDQYAEEGFEGCRLNKNSKAYKEAKAAFEEECRGKSIVSASDWETAQHMAENVRAIAGGILQGGMAEASFFVRDDEFGVTRKCRPDYYLQAAGVVVDLKTTRSTDPHEFERAIYDYRYHRQAAWYLDALELAGFPAERFIIVAVEKNAPHLARVFEIQADAIEAGRENYRQHLQALKEFRETGRANVVEPISLPAWYWRQQEAATA; from the coding sequence ATGACAAATGAGGAGTATCACGCGGCAGACGGGATCAGCTCAAGCGATTTCAGGCTGCTGGAGGTTTCGCCGCTGCACTATCTCAACCGGGAGCGCTTTCGACTGGAGGGAAGCCAATTCGATTTCGGAACGCTGCTGCACGCGATGGTTTTGGAGCCCGAGACCCTGGAAGACCAATACGCGGAAGAGGGCTTCGAGGGGTGCCGCCTCAATAAGAACAGCAAGGCCTACAAAGAGGCTAAGGCCGCTTTTGAAGAGGAGTGCCGGGGGAAGAGCATCGTTTCGGCATCCGACTGGGAAACAGCGCAACACATGGCGGAGAACGTCCGAGCCATTGCCGGGGGGATTCTCCAGGGCGGAATGGCGGAAGCCAGCTTTTTTGTCAGAGATGATGAGTTTGGGGTGACGCGCAAATGCCGCCCGGACTACTACCTCCAGGCCGCCGGCGTCGTTGTCGATCTGAAAACGACCCGAAGCACCGACCCCCACGAGTTCGAGCGGGCGATTTATGACTATCGTTATCACCGACAGGCCGCCTGGTATCTGGACGCCCTGGAACTGGCGGGGTTCCCTGCTGAGAGATTCATCATCGTTGCCGTAGAGAAGAACGCCCCGCACCTGGCCAGAGTCTTCGAGATTCAGGCCGACGCCATCGAAGCCGGGCGGGAAAACTATCGACAGCACCTTCAAGCGCTCAAAGAGTTTCGCGAAACCGGCCGCGCCAACGTAGTCGAGCCCATTTCACTCCCGGCGTGGTATTGGAGACAGCAGGAAGCGGCCACAGCATAG
- a CDS encoding CAP domain-containing protein has product MKRLNTFRQSFRKIPTERTLGLFVCLCALLSGLHAESSETLYTTVNRQRTLAELPELHRQPILEKAARAHSAYMAQNRILTIRESSDRPGYTGEWPPDRAVAAGYRTRMLFESVSASSRWTPEQDRLFASIYRRFGFLNMEKDEIGIGVEKGYSTYDLGTSTINRLCQRPSYTGPKPYVTGICNNPNKRIKKSDLDRARNDLRRSAPSLVLWPPRDSRETPPALYDELPDPLPDDAVSGLPISVAFNSLDFDTPPQKVKMTLKDREGEALEALGSLTAENDPAHKLTPYQFALMPKQRLEWGRNYYAELRYHYRGRVYHKTWCFSTRSLKDVAERYYRYEEGDETELSLLPGKRYAIYIVPENTEDLPGKVRWDTHANIDLRMIDPHTLLVTLSGELDEQAQLIFANGLKLNLIVASGDNAQAPDDENCFDDPALDPGILSVGLRAYGNKPLADEAPDESNASREGNDTSRSKLQKSGALQENRAWDITEKQRREENSARDSNESNKTLLRPSVLRAEGEKSGTKGPFHPSESEAYSFFTSPLFLGTVLMILFYPILRFLIRRSS; this is encoded by the coding sequence TTGAAGCGGCTAAACACTTTTCGCCAGAGTTTCCGGAAGATCCCGACAGAGCGTACACTAGGGTTGTTTGTCTGCCTCTGTGCCCTTCTATCCGGCCTGCACGCGGAAAGTTCCGAAACCCTCTACACCACGGTCAACCGCCAGCGAACCCTCGCGGAACTACCCGAACTCCACCGCCAACCCATACTTGAGAAGGCGGCACGGGCCCACAGTGCGTATATGGCTCAAAACCGCATCCTCACCATCCGAGAGAGCAGCGATCGGCCCGGCTATACCGGCGAATGGCCTCCCGACCGGGCCGTGGCGGCAGGCTACCGGACGAGGATGCTTTTCGAGAGCGTCTCGGCCTCTTCCCGCTGGACTCCGGAGCAGGACCGTCTCTTCGCCTCCATCTATCGTCGTTTCGGATTTCTAAATATGGAAAAGGATGAGATCGGTATCGGTGTTGAAAAAGGCTATTCCACCTATGATCTGGGAACGAGTACGATCAATCGACTCTGCCAAAGACCTTCCTACACAGGCCCGAAACCTTATGTGACGGGAATCTGTAACAACCCGAATAAGCGAATCAAAAAATCGGATCTTGACCGGGCCCGCAATGACCTTAGACGATCGGCCCCTTCCCTTGTCCTCTGGCCCCCACGCGACAGCCGGGAAACTCCTCCCGCCCTCTACGACGAACTTCCCGACCCCCTCCCCGACGATGCGGTCAGCGGCCTTCCCATCTCTGTAGCGTTCAACAGCCTTGATTTCGATACACCTCCGCAAAAGGTGAAGATGACCCTGAAAGACAGAGAGGGAGAGGCTCTGGAGGCTCTGGGCTCTCTGACGGCGGAGAATGACCCTGCCCACAAACTCACACCCTATCAGTTCGCCCTTATGCCGAAACAACGCCTGGAGTGGGGGCGAAACTACTATGCCGAGCTTCGCTACCACTACCGGGGCAGGGTCTATCATAAAACCTGGTGCTTCTCCACCCGATCCCTCAAAGATGTCGCCGAAAGATACTACCGCTACGAAGAGGGGGATGAGACAGAGTTGAGCCTGCTGCCCGGAAAACGGTATGCCATCTATATCGTGCCTGAGAATACAGAGGATCTTCCCGGCAAAGTGCGATGGGACACCCACGCGAATATCGATCTCAGGATGATCGATCCCCATACATTGCTGGTGACGCTATCGGGGGAGCTCGACGAGCAGGCTCAGCTCATCTTCGCCAACGGTCTGAAGCTCAATCTCATCGTCGCCTCGGGGGACAACGCCCAGGCTCCGGACGACGAGAACTGCTTCGATGACCCGGCTCTCGATCCGGGCATCCTCTCGGTCGGGCTGAGAGCGTATGGCAATAAGCCCCTTGCCGATGAAGCCCCGGATGAATCCAATGCTTCCCGGGAGGGAAACGATACGAGCCGATCCAAACTCCAGAAGTCAGGGGCACTGCAAGAGAATAGAGCCTGGGATATCACAGAGAAGCAGCGCAGGGAAGAAAACAGCGCCAGGGACAGCAACGAGAGCAATAAAACCCTACTGCGACCCAGCGTCCTCCGAGCGGAAGGAGAGAAATCGGGAACCAAAGGCCCTTTCCACCCGTCGGAGTCGGAGGCATACTCTTTCTTCACCTCCCCCCTTTTCCTGGGCACGGTGCTGATGATCCTCTTCTACCCGATCCTGAGGTTTCTGATACGCCGAAGCTCCTAG